The Clostridiaceae bacterium HFYG-1003 genome includes a window with the following:
- a CDS encoding MATE family efflux transporter: protein MQKKIDLTEGNILSTLTRLALPIMGSSFIQMAYNLFDMKFVGSISYKAVTAVGTATFFLMLSQGLIMLCRVGAEVHVAQSLGKGDEKGAAIYADTAMKLALILGISYSLLGYVFRAEFIDFFQIADQEVVRMAVEYMSIMVMSLPILFVNFLLIGIFNAGGYSDVPFLANAAGVVVKISMSWSLINGAFGLPALGVRGSALATILAQTTTFIILFFFLKNRKDEYLQFRLFSPFRREYAARIIQVGGPAALQSFVFSLISTYIGRIVSNASVMAASVQRIGAQIESVSWMTSSGFATALSAFTGQNYGAGRYDRVVSGFTKGTIIVGGIGVFSTLLLMLLPRQLFTIFIREPEEVVQMGIAYLVILGISQLFQSLEISTGGAFNGLGLTLIPSLINIFFQALRIPAAYYLMNTSLGINGIWWAITLSTVLKGIVGVLIFYILVIRKLKAGIPLRKERTV, encoded by the coding sequence ATGCAAAAAAAGATTGATCTGACTGAGGGCAATATCCTCAGCACACTGACCCGCCTGGCGCTGCCCATTATGGGGTCCTCATTCATTCAGATGGCCTACAACCTGTTTGATATGAAGTTTGTGGGCAGCATCAGCTATAAAGCGGTTACCGCCGTCGGCACCGCCACCTTCTTTCTGATGCTCAGCCAGGGACTGATTATGCTGTGCCGGGTCGGAGCCGAGGTTCATGTGGCCCAGAGCCTGGGCAAAGGGGATGAAAAGGGGGCGGCCATCTATGCCGATACGGCGATGAAGCTGGCCTTGATTCTGGGAATCAGCTACTCTTTGCTGGGCTATGTGTTCCGCGCCGAATTCATTGATTTTTTCCAGATCGCCGACCAGGAAGTTGTCCGGATGGCGGTAGAATACATGAGCATCATGGTCATGTCACTGCCCATCCTCTTCGTGAACTTTCTTCTGATCGGGATCTTCAATGCCGGGGGTTACTCCGATGTGCCCTTTCTGGCCAACGCCGCCGGCGTAGTCGTCAAGATCTCCATGAGCTGGTCTCTGATCAACGGCGCCTTTGGCCTGCCGGCACTGGGTGTCCGGGGGTCGGCTCTGGCGACAATCCTGGCTCAGACCACGACATTCATTATTCTGTTCTTCTTCCTGAAGAACCGGAAAGACGAGTATCTCCAGTTCCGGCTGTTCTCGCCATTCCGGCGGGAATATGCCGCCCGCATCATTCAGGTAGGGGGGCCGGCTGCGCTGCAGAGCTTTGTCTTTTCGCTGATCTCCACCTATATCGGTCGTATCGTATCCAATGCCAGCGTGATGGCGGCCTCCGTGCAGCGCATCGGCGCTCAGATTGAGTCCGTATCATGGATGACCTCCTCCGGCTTTGCCACCGCCCTGTCAGCCTTCACCGGCCAGAATTACGGCGCCGGCCGATATGACCGGGTTGTTTCCGGGTTCACCAAGGGCACCATCATTGTCGGCGGCATCGGCGTATTCTCCACCCTGCTCCTGATGCTCCTGCCCCGTCAGCTCTTCACCATCTTCATCCGGGAACCGGAAGAAGTCGTCCAGATGGGCATCGCCTACCTGGTCATCCTGGGGATTTCGCAGCTGTTTCAGTCCCTGGAAATCTCCACCGGCGGAGCCTTCAACGGTCTGGGCCTGACCCTCATTCCATCCCTCATCAATATCTTCTTCCAGGCTCTGCGCATTCCCGCCGCGTACTATCTGATGAATACCTCTCTGGGGATTAACGGCATCTGGTGGGCGATCACCCTGAGCACTGTCCTCAAGGGCATCGTCGGCGTCCTGATCTTCTACATCCTGGTCATCCGGAAACTGAAGGCTGGCATCCCACTGCGCAAGGAACGAACAGTCTGA